GCGGCGATTTTGGACAATTGGACGCATATGCGACAGTCTTTAACTCTGCGACAGGGTAAGACCAATATGGGGAAGCCTATCTGTATAAAAGCGGTTTATCGCCGTTCGCGATAGGATCATGAGTAAAAACAATTGGATGCTTCACGCCCACTCCATTAGTGGGTGATGAAGTTACACCAGACGGAGGCCTAGAATGTCTGAAGCCCCAGCAATCGCGAGCCAGGAGCTTCCCGAACGCGAAAGCATGGAATTTGATGTTGTGATTGTCGGCGCAGGCCCTGCAGGCCTTGCTGCGGCTATTCGGTTTAAACAAATCAATCCGGAGCTTTCAGTCGTCGTTCTTGAAAAGGGCGGGGAAGTTGGCGCGCATATCCTGTCGGGCGCCGTCGTTGATCCAAGTGGTATCGATCAGCTTCTGCCAGGCTGGCGCGAGGAAGAGGGGCATCCGTTCAAGACCCCTGTGACCGCTGACCATTTCCTGCTGCTTGGTCCTGCGGGTTCGGTGCGTCTGCCAAATTTCGCCATGCCACCGCTGATGAACAATCACGGCAATTACATCGTGTCACTCGGCAATGTCTGCCGCTGGCTTGGCACGAAAGCAGAAGAGCTGGGCGTTGAAATCTATCCGGGCTTTGCTGCCACCGAAGTGCTTTATAATGATGAAGGCGCTGTAATCGGTGTTGCTACTGGTGATATGGGCGTCGAGCGTGATGGCTCGCACGGTCCAAATTACACGCGCGGCATGGCGCTGCTTGGCAAATATGTTCTGATCGGTGAAGGTGCACGCGGCTCGTTGGCAAAGGAACTGATTGCGAAGTTCAAGCTTGATGAAGGTCGTGAACCAGCCAAGTTTGGTATCGGCCTTAAGGAACTCTGGCAGGTCGATCCGTCCAAGCATAAGCCGGGTCTGGTACAGCATTCATTTGGCTGGCCGCTTGATATGAAGACCGGCGGTGGCTCGTTCCTCTATCATCTTGAAGACAATATGGTTGCAGTCGGCTTCGTACTGCATCTCAACTACAAGAACCCTTATCTGTCGCCGTTTGAAGAGTTCCAGCGGTTCAAGACGCATCCGGCGATCCGCGATACATTCGAGGGTGGCAAACGCCTTTCTTATGGCGCGCGCGCGATTACCGAAGGTGGTTTCCAGTCAGTGCCAAAACTGTCCTTCCCGGGTGGTGCGCTGATCGGCTGTTCGGCTGGCTTAGTCAACGTACCCCGCATCAAGGGCAGTCATAACG
The Ochrobactrum sp. BTU1 DNA segment above includes these coding regions:
- a CDS encoding electron transfer flavoprotein-ubiquinone oxidoreductase, with the translated sequence MSEAPAIASQELPERESMEFDVVIVGAGPAGLAAAIRFKQINPELSVVVLEKGGEVGAHILSGAVVDPSGIDQLLPGWREEEGHPFKTPVTADHFLLLGPAGSVRLPNFAMPPLMNNHGNYIVSLGNVCRWLGTKAEELGVEIYPGFAATEVLYNDEGAVIGVATGDMGVERDGSHGPNYTRGMALLGKYVLIGEGARGSLAKELIAKFKLDEGREPAKFGIGLKELWQVDPSKHKPGLVQHSFGWPLDMKTGGGSFLYHLEDNMVAVGFVLHLNYKNPYLSPFEEFQRFKTHPAIRDTFEGGKRLSYGARAITEGGFQSVPKLSFPGGALIGCSAGLVNVPRIKGSHNAVLSGILAADKIAEALAAGRANDEPIEIENSWRNSAIGKDLKKVRNVKPLWSKLGTVMGVALGGLDMWTNQLFGFSFFGTLKHGKNDAQSLEPAAKHKKIDYPKPDGVLTFDRLSSVFLSNTNHDENEPVHLHVADMKLQQTSEHDVFAGPSTRYCPAGVYEWVDADGNSAADPQAKDVRFVINAQNCVHCKTCDIKDPNQNINWVPPQGGEGPVYVNM